One region of Podospora bellae-mahoneyi strain CBS 112042 chromosome 1 map unlocalized CBS112042p_1.2, whole genome shotgun sequence genomic DNA includes:
- the VPS17 gene encoding Vacuolar protein sorting-associated protein 17 (COG:U; EggNog:ENOG503NV7M; BUSCO:EOG09261IEH) — MDYSASIQDDHAAEASPWGNSPSSSPRQDQTGFGSSIAGLTGDAPPSRYQFPSHSSNNGLHDDGGFGASDSDYKRPDTASTVSAAESHGVEPSMDEPGGVQHYTENHASGAGDHGPLSPGSQHQHQQQQQSQNPAAEGAPQGQDRPQQQQPRRSQAPQFKLQAKITGLERTGRKDPILRFDVHTNFPAFRTTQYRDVRRLHSEFIKLAEHLISANPEAIVPAIPPALTSAGAGTEEDEIRVKALLQRWFNYVCSSEVLARDPEMVLFVESDFGYSPMVKKKQPATGVRRKILKQFAPPPDDTPELQEARPIVKLFYLGAMDAGHKVDKLVKSRRGLGLAESDFGVKLGNMHVQELHPGLANAYRKLGKIVQTVGDFHAAQATAEATTIGDPFQYHSQDAFIVKETLTNRQILIREFLQAQEQTRSKLNAADRLKASSNVRREKVDEAIGALHEARETETALYQKTTRVTQNLVHERRKWFARTAADLRLSIREYVIREIEAERRTLALLESVRPDIRAIDSSGGLSRLGREAHPPVRRVSMATSQGPKGDAWSGVPRRHDSNMSRSVSGSFMAGSVSEEGEEGGEGGHDQGARTRALSGGGGSVAGNLPGLAEEDDEDRVDARNAASRLATSTF, encoded by the exons ATGGACTACAGCGCATCGATACAAGACGACCATGCTGCCGAGGCTTCGCCTTGGGGTAACTCTCCCAGTTCCTCGCCCAGACAGGATCAGACCGGCTTCGGTTCCAGCATCGCCGGGCTGACGGGCGATGCCCCGCCCTCCCGTTACCAATTCCCCTCCCACAGCTCCAACAATGGTCTCCATGACGATGGCGGGTTCGGCGCAAGCGATTCTGATTATAAGCGACCAGACACTGCGAGCACTGTCTCAGCTGCCGAATCCCATGGCGTGGAGCCCAGTATGGACGAGCCGGGCGGCGTCCAGCATTACACGGAAAACCACGCTTCAGGGGCTGGCGACCATGGGCCATTATCTCCAGGatctcagcatcagcatcagcagcagcaacaatcGCAAAATCCTGCAGCCGAAGGGGCACCTCAGGGTCAAGACCggccgcaacagcagcagccccggCGATCGCAGGCGCCCCAGTTCAAATTGCAGGCCAAGATCACCGGGTTGGAACGGACGGGAAGGAAGGATCCTATTTTGAGATTTGATGTACAT acaaactTCCCTGCCTTTAGAACGACACAGTACCGCGATGTACGCCGTCTCCACTCTGAATTCATCAAGCTTGCCGAGCACTTGATCTCGGCCAACCCCGAGGCTATTGTGCCGGCGATACCGCCAGCTTTGACATCCGCCGGTGCGGgcaccgaggaggatgagattcGTGTCAAGGCGCTCCTCCAGCGGTGGTTCAACTACGTCTGCAGCAGCGAGGTGTTGGCCAGAGATCCTGAAATGGTGCTTTTTGTGGAGAGCGATTTCGGCTACAGCCCCATGGTAAAAAAGAAGCAGCCGGCAACTGGTGTGCGCAGAAAGATCTTGAAGCAGTTTGCCCCGCCCCCAGATGACACTCCTGAGCTGCAGGAGGCCCGCCCCATTGTCAAGCTATTTTATCTGGGAGCGATGGATGCCGGGCACAAGGTTGACAAGCTTGTCAAGTCACGCAGAG GTCTCGGACTTGCTGAATCCGACTTTGGCGTCAAACTTGGCAACATGCACGTTCAAGAGCTCCATCCAGGGCTAGCCAATGCCTATCGCAAGCTAGGCAAGATCGTCCAGACCGTCGGCGACTTCCACGCCGCCCAAGCAACAGCTGAGGCTACCACCATTGGTGACCCCTTCCAATACCACTCTCAGGATGCCTTCATCGTCAAGGAGACCCTCACGAACCGCCAAATTTTGATTCGCGAGTTCCTCCAAGCCCAGGAGCAAACCCGCAGCAAACTCAACGCGGCCGACCGCCTCAAAGCCTCCTCCAATGTCCGTCGCGAGAAAGTCGACGAAGCCATCGGCGCCCTGCACGAAGCGCGTGAGACAGAAACGGCACTCTACCAAAAGACCACCCGCGTCACACAGAATTTGGTTCACGAACGGCGCAAGTGGTTCGCTCGCACGGCAGCCGATCTACGGCTCTCCATCCGTGAATACGTGATTCGCGAAATTGAAGCCGAAAGGCGCACACTGGCACTCCTCGAGTCTGTGCGACCCGACATTCGAGCGATCGACTCTAGCGGTGGGCTCTCGCGTCTCGGGAGAGAGGCTCATCCGCCTGTCAGACGGGTCAGCATGGCTACCTCCCAGGGACCCAAGGGCGACGCCTGGAGTGGTGTTCCTAGACGGCACGATAGCAACATGAGCAGGAGTGTCTCGGGAAGCTTTATGGCTGGCAGCGTTtccgaggaaggggaggaaggcggagagggcggaCACGATCAGGGGGCAAGGACGCGGGCGTTgagcggtggcggcggttcGGTGGCTGGGAATCTGCCGGGTTTAGCggaagaggacgacgaggacagGGTCGATGCGAGAAATGCGGCCAGTCGGTTGGCTACAAGCACCTTCTAA